One part of the Sphingobacterium sp. LZ7M1 genome encodes these proteins:
- a CDS encoding TatD family hydrolase yields the protein MEEQIDLKNQTLTDTHTHIYYQAGTPKLKEQLDRCFKNGISRLFLPNVDVESIDKVFQTVEAYPENCFPMLGLHPCDVKDDYQKQLDQIYAKIQESKIYAIGEIGIDLYWDQSTLEIQKEAFRKQIQWAKDLGLPISIHCREAFDEVFEVLDEMADEKLFGIFHCFTGSLEQAHRAIALGFKLGIGGVVTFKKAGLDAVVKEIDLQHIVLETDAPYLAPVPFRGKENESSYLLYVAQKVADLHEMGIEKIAEITTNNSKQVFKI from the coding sequence ATGGAAGAGCAAATTGATCTGAAAAATCAGACTTTAACCGACACGCATACTCATATCTATTATCAAGCTGGAACCCCTAAACTGAAAGAACAGCTTGACCGATGTTTTAAGAATGGTATCAGCAGACTGTTTCTTCCGAATGTCGATGTGGAGTCCATCGACAAGGTTTTCCAAACCGTTGAAGCCTATCCTGAAAACTGTTTCCCTATGCTTGGTTTGCATCCTTGCGATGTAAAAGATGATTATCAAAAACAATTGGATCAGATCTACGCAAAGATTCAAGAGTCTAAGATTTATGCCATTGGTGAAATAGGGATCGACCTATATTGGGATCAATCCACTCTGGAAATCCAGAAAGAGGCTTTCAGAAAACAGATCCAATGGGCTAAAGACCTTGGACTGCCTATATCTATCCATTGCAGGGAGGCTTTTGATGAAGTCTTTGAGGTACTGGATGAAATGGCCGATGAGAAATTATTTGGCATTTTCCATTGCTTTACCGGTAGCTTAGAACAGGCTCATCGCGCTATTGCCCTAGGATTCAAACTAGGAATTGGTGGCGTGGTTACCTTTAAGAAAGCAGGCTTGGATGCCGTTGTGAAAGAAATCGACTTACAACATATTGTACTGGAAACAGATGCACCGTATCTGGCTCCCGTACCTTTCAGAGGAAAAGAAAACGAAAGCAGTTATCTGCTATATGTAGCCCAAAAGGTTGCAGACTTACATGAGATGGGAATTGAGAAGATCGCGGAAATAACTACCAACAATTCTAAACAAGTATTTAAGATTTAA
- a CDS encoding asparaginase: MYNIFIIYTGGTIGMVKDPETGTFIPFDFELIEKNLPDLSRLNYKLTVHSFEPIIDSSNMRPSIWLEMAKIIKDNYELYDGFVILHGSDTMAYSASMLSFLLEGLQKPVIFSGSQLPIGEIRTDARENLMTALEIASAKRDGKSIIQEVCILFDNKLFRGNRSFKYNSDKFEAFRSPNFPVLAEAGIHIRYNDEVLANNAGQDFICHYHIDNRVGVLKLFPGISPETIKAVLNSDVRSIVMETFGSGNTMTDTWFLELLQEAIKSGKNILDISQCKVGSVELGRYETSQGLKCIGVLNGYDMTFETAVTKLMYLQGELDSQEDVAHWVQQSLRGELTKND, translated from the coding sequence ATGTACAATATTTTTATCATTTATACCGGTGGCACCATTGGTATGGTAAAAGATCCAGAAACCGGAACTTTTATTCCTTTCGATTTTGAACTGATTGAAAAGAACCTACCTGATCTAAGTCGCCTGAACTATAAACTGACTGTGCACTCTTTTGAGCCTATCATCGACTCTTCCAATATGCGTCCAAGCATCTGGTTGGAGATGGCCAAGATCATCAAGGACAATTACGAGCTTTATGATGGTTTTGTAATCCTACATGGCTCCGATACCATGGCCTACTCCGCATCCATGCTGAGCTTTCTATTGGAAGGCCTACAGAAACCTGTTATTTTTTCCGGTTCCCAATTACCCATTGGGGAAATCCGTACGGATGCCCGCGAGAACCTGATGACAGCATTGGAGATTGCTTCTGCCAAGAGAGATGGCAAATCCATCATCCAGGAAGTATGTATCCTTTTTGACAATAAACTTTTCAGGGGTAATCGATCCTTTAAATACAATTCCGATAAATTCGAAGCTTTCCGTTCCCCGAACTTTCCCGTACTGGCCGAGGCTGGAATCCATATCCGATACAATGATGAGGTATTGGCCAATAATGCTGGGCAGGATTTTATCTGCCATTATCATATCGACAACCGTGTTGGGGTTCTTAAACTGTTTCCTGGCATCAGTCCCGAAACCATTAAGGCGGTATTGAATTCAGATGTAAGAAGCATTGTGATGGAAACCTTTGGTAGCGGAAATACCATGACGGATACCTGGTTCCTGGAACTGCTCCAAGAAGCCATCAAATCGGGAAAGAATATACTAGATATTTCGCAATGTAAGGTGGGTTCTGTAGAATTAGGCCGTTACGAGACTTCTCAGGGCTTGAAATGCATTGGAGTGCTCAATGGGTATGACATGACCTTTGAAACTGCTGTAACCAAGCTTATGTACCTTCAAGGTGAATTGGACAGTCAAGAGGACGTCGCACATTGGGTACAGCAGAGTCTGCGCGGCGAATTGACTAAAAATGATTAG
- a CDS encoding folylpolyglutamate synthase/dihydrofolate synthase family protein codes for MKTFAEVIEYLFARLPMFTRDGASAINPDVDKTLLLCQALGNPHQKFKSIHIAGTNGKGSTSHMLASVLAASNLKTGLYTSPHLVDFRERIRIDGQMIPEQLVVDFVNEHRELIEDLKPSFFEVTVAMAFDYFAKEQVDIAVIEVGLGGRLDSTNIIMPELCVITNIGMDHMNILGDSLEQIAGEKAGIIKPHVPVVVSEKQGEIEHIFINKANEGDSPIFFAEDYYEVHQVEKKQTGLDITVENKKTEECIIWQLDLSGSYQKKNILGVLKAIDQLRALGFELGEEDIRKGLSQVQESTGLKGRWQTLSNDPWIICDTGHNEDGIKAVVRNLSTLNFNNLHFVIGAMKDKDLSHILPLLPKQATYYFAAPQMPRAMKAAELAELAHSFGLKGEEYASIDAAYEATLRNYQEGDLIFIGGSTFVVAEVLTNHF; via the coding sequence ATGAAAACATTTGCAGAGGTAATCGAGTATTTGTTTGCTCGATTACCTATGTTTACTCGTGATGGAGCCAGTGCCATCAATCCCGATGTAGACAAAACTCTTTTGCTATGCCAGGCTCTTGGCAATCCCCATCAAAAGTTTAAATCAATCCATATTGCCGGAACCAATGGTAAAGGTTCCACTTCGCATATGCTTGCTTCTGTATTGGCAGCGTCTAATTTGAAAACAGGCCTGTATACTTCCCCCCATCTCGTGGATTTTAGGGAAAGGATCAGGATTGATGGTCAAATGATCCCTGAGCAGCTTGTTGTTGATTTTGTCAATGAACATCGAGAGCTGATAGAAGACCTTAAGCCTTCTTTCTTTGAGGTGACTGTTGCCATGGCATTTGATTATTTTGCTAAAGAGCAAGTTGATATTGCGGTGATTGAAGTAGGGCTAGGAGGAAGATTGGACAGCACCAATATCATTATGCCTGAGCTGTGTGTGATCACGAATATCGGAATGGACCATATGAATATCCTTGGAGATTCATTGGAGCAGATAGCAGGGGAGAAAGCGGGTATAATCAAGCCACATGTACCTGTAGTTGTTTCTGAAAAGCAGGGTGAGATAGAACATATCTTCATTAATAAAGCCAATGAAGGGGATAGCCCGATCTTTTTTGCTGAAGACTATTATGAGGTACATCAGGTTGAGAAGAAGCAGACAGGCCTGGATATCACGGTTGAAAACAAAAAGACAGAAGAATGTATCATTTGGCAATTGGATCTTTCAGGTTCATATCAAAAGAAGAATATCCTTGGAGTGCTGAAGGCTATTGATCAATTGAGGGCTTTGGGCTTTGAGTTAGGTGAAGAAGATATCAGGAAAGGTCTTAGTCAGGTCCAAGAATCTACAGGTTTGAAGGGAAGGTGGCAGACCTTGTCAAATGATCCTTGGATAATATGTGATACTGGGCATAATGAAGATGGGATAAAGGCTGTGGTTCGTAATCTGAGCACCTTAAATTTCAATAACCTTCACTTTGTCATTGGAGCAATGAAGGATAAAGATCTTTCACACATTCTACCTTTATTACCAAAACAAGCGACCTATTATTTTGCTGCACCCCAGATGCCTCGTGCAATGAAAGCAGCGGAACTGGCTGAACTTGCACATTCATTCGGCCTGAAGGGTGAAGAATATGCTTCGATTGATGCAGCTTATGAAGCCACCCTAAGGAATTACCAAGAGGGTGATCTCATATTTATCGGTGGAAGTACTTTTGTTGTTGCGGAAGTATTGACTAATCATTTTTAG
- a CDS encoding energy transducer TonB: MYYNQYREDNNLPKALGISSLVMAGLAVIGFFIVFGQNLPEYGMGGIIVNYGTSPEGMGDDYMSVDEPSMDENANNVKPDKIDPNSTPIPTPSQQIADKAVATQDVEEAPAVPKAEKPVKANAEQATAEKKNATPAVNPNALYKGKKNNAQGTGDGTGSTPGNQGSKLGDPLASNYGEGGSGFGDAMLSLENRRFTVPPKIDDNGQQTGIVKIEFTVDKSGNIVRARQAKGTTIADYRLIEKCIRAVEQARLNALPNAPQTQTGLITFRFRVR, translated from the coding sequence ATGTACTACAATCAATATCGAGAAGATAATAATCTTCCAAAGGCTTTAGGTATTTCATCACTGGTAATGGCTGGATTGGCCGTTATTGGTTTCTTTATTGTATTTGGTCAAAATCTTCCTGAATACGGTATGGGGGGTATCATAGTAAACTATGGTACATCTCCAGAAGGTATGGGAGATGATTACATGAGTGTGGATGAACCATCAATGGATGAGAATGCCAACAATGTGAAACCGGACAAGATAGACCCGAATTCAACACCTATCCCTACGCCTTCTCAGCAGATTGCTGATAAAGCAGTAGCAACCCAGGATGTTGAAGAAGCACCAGCAGTTCCTAAAGCGGAGAAACCCGTAAAGGCAAATGCAGAGCAGGCTACGGCGGAGAAAAAGAATGCGACACCAGCAGTGAATCCTAATGCTTTGTACAAAGGCAAGAAAAATAATGCGCAAGGTACAGGTGATGGTACTGGTTCTACACCAGGGAACCAAGGTTCTAAACTTGGGGATCCATTAGCTAGTAACTATGGCGAAGGTGGTTCGGGATTTGGTGATGCGATGTTATCACTGGAAAACAGACGTTTTACGGTGCCACCGAAGATAGATGACAATGGCCAGCAAACCGGTATTGTCAAGATTGAATTTACCGTGGACAAGAGTGGTAATATCGTGCGTGCCAGACAGGCTAAAGGTACGACCATTGCGGACTACAGATTAATTGAAAAGTGTATCCGTGCAGTTGAACAAGCACGATTGAATGCACTGCCTAATGCGCCTCAGACCCAAACGGGGCTAATTACCTTCAGATTTAGAGTAAGATAA
- a CDS encoding biopolymer transporter ExbD yields MNLRNRRNKPAAEVHTAALNDIMFFLMLFFLLASAVSNPQVVKLLLPKSSAGEQSVAKKTMTISITSDLVYHVDKQAIPLENLESYIQSNIATGEELTVMLYADSTVPIQNVISVMDIANRLKVKMVLATEPKKD; encoded by the coding sequence ATGAATTTACGTAATAGAAGAAATAAACCCGCTGCAGAAGTACATACAGCTGCCCTGAATGACATCATGTTCTTCCTGATGTTGTTCTTCCTGTTGGCTTCGGCAGTATCTAACCCACAGGTGGTAAAATTGCTTTTACCAAAGTCCAGTGCTGGGGAGCAGTCGGTGGCTAAGAAGACCATGACGATCTCGATCACGAGTGATCTGGTTTACCATGTGGACAAACAAGCTATTCCATTGGAGAACCTGGAATCTTATATCCAATCCAATATTGCTACTGGTGAGGAATTGACCGTTATGCTTTATGCAGACAGTACAGTGCCTATCCAGAATGTAATTTCGGTAATGGATATTGCCAACAGATTGAAGGTCAAAATGGTATTGGCAACAGAGCCTAAGAAAGATTAA
- a CDS encoding MotA/TolQ/ExbB proton channel family protein yields MSLVQNPAIVDTLNQVQQQPVALATTDNLNLLELLMKGGWIMIPILLLFFLGLVIFFERYITIRKASKSEGGLLASVKSSVLSGKIDAAMAACRSNNSALSRMLQKGLTRVGRPIKDIEGAIENQGKLEVSRLEKNINILGIIAGIAPMLGFVGTIFGVIQIFRDVEMAGGIDIGSVSGGLYVKMIASASGLTIGILAYIGYHILNMMVERLILRIETDAIEFIDLLDEPSM; encoded by the coding sequence ATGTCATTAGTACAAAACCCTGCAATCGTTGATACCTTGAATCAAGTACAACAACAACCGGTAGCATTAGCTACAACAGACAACCTTAACCTGCTTGAACTTCTGATGAAGGGTGGGTGGATTATGATTCCAATCTTATTGTTATTTTTCTTGGGATTGGTCATCTTTTTTGAACGATACATTACCATTCGCAAAGCCAGTAAATCCGAAGGCGGATTATTAGCTTCTGTAAAGAGCAGTGTATTGTCCGGAAAAATCGATGCTGCTATGGCTGCTTGTCGTTCCAACAACTCGGCATTATCAAGAATGTTGCAGAAAGGTTTGACACGTGTAGGTCGTCCGATCAAGGATATTGAAGGCGCGATTGAAAACCAAGGAAAATTGGAAGTTTCTCGTTTGGAGAAAAACATCAATATCTTGGGTATCATTGCCGGTATTGCTCCCATGTTAGGTTTCGTAGGAACGATCTTTGGGGTAATCCAGATCTTCCGTGATGTAGAGATGGCCGGTGGTATCGATATTGGTTCGGTATCTGGAGGTCTTTATGTGAAGATGATCGCATCGGCTTCGGGTCTGACCATTGGTATCTTGGCTTATATCGGTTACCATATCCTGAACATGATGGTAGAGCGCTTGATCTTGCGCATTGAGACTGATGCAATTGAATTTATCGATTTATTGGATGAGCCTAGCATGTAA
- a CDS encoding TonB-dependent receptor yields MKLNTVFKQSAILTLMLGMGVGAYAQKRDTTDRPVTLDSFDIVRDYRPILADAVKIRRSPDMSNKREYMPKLNYGNVPDKKLDINTGLSELQIMETPFSRIMDHKSNYVKFGAGNFNTILGEAYFAVEDYEDIRFGGFAKHLSQKGNLEDQKFSRQEIGIFGRRILPKFTLDGLIGYNGYGTRFYGIPTNQDGSTINPTREAQRFNDIYFSGELTSNYDPANEDALSYSVKADAYTYKDKFEAGENSVALSGYLNKRYRAFNAGANVALDYNGLKGVNTSSGKLNNSIASINPYIRFKGDNYNITLGANIVSEFGDNSRFNVFPEAEVDFALAPEYFYIFGGVTGNVEKGSFRDFTRINPYLGPNANIQNTVERMNIYGGIKGNAGATFGYKVKGFYRKVESMAMFVNNMETPFNFDLVYDGNGDDAVKHVGIEGEINVRLSSLVNLGGRLNIDQYTMVEQEEAWHMPKMRLAANARFNISEKLFIDAEALFHGNAYAQEFTYLNGVPDGNPYKKETIPSFFDLSAGAEYKATKYLGVFVKANNMLNTEYQRYLYYPKLGFNILGGLNFSF; encoded by the coding sequence ATGAAGTTGAATACTGTTTTTAAACAATCTGCTATATTAACCTTAATGTTGGGGATGGGTGTAGGGGCATATGCTCAAAAAAGAGATACCACCGACCGTCCCGTAACATTGGATTCATTTGATATCGTTCGTGATTATAGACCTATTCTTGCTGATGCAGTAAAAATCCGTCGTAGTCCTGACATGTCAAACAAAAGAGAATATATGCCTAAATTAAACTATGGCAATGTTCCTGACAAAAAATTAGACATCAATACGGGCCTTAGTGAATTACAGATCATGGAAACTCCATTTTCTAGAATCATGGACCATAAGAGTAATTATGTGAAGTTTGGTGCGGGTAACTTCAATACCATCTTGGGTGAAGCTTACTTTGCAGTGGAAGATTACGAAGACATCCGTTTTGGTGGGTTCGCAAAACACCTAAGCCAAAAAGGAAATTTGGAAGACCAGAAATTCTCGAGACAGGAGATCGGTATTTTTGGTCGCCGTATCTTACCTAAGTTTACTTTGGATGGATTAATTGGCTACAATGGTTATGGGACCCGCTTTTATGGTATTCCAACTAACCAAGATGGATCTACCATCAATCCGACCCGTGAGGCACAGCGATTCAATGATATTTACTTCAGTGGAGAGTTGACCAGCAATTATGATCCTGCGAATGAGGATGCATTAAGCTACTCGGTAAAGGCGGATGCCTATACCTATAAGGATAAATTTGAGGCTGGTGAAAATTCCGTTGCGTTATCAGGTTACTTGAACAAACGCTACCGTGCATTTAACGCAGGTGCGAATGTGGCCTTGGACTATAACGGTCTTAAGGGAGTAAACACCTCAAGCGGAAAATTAAATAACTCGATTGCTTCGATCAATCCGTATATCCGTTTCAAGGGAGATAACTACAACATTACCTTGGGAGCAAATATCGTTTCTGAATTTGGCGATAACTCTAGGTTCAACGTATTCCCAGAAGCAGAAGTTGATTTTGCTTTAGCGCCTGAGTACTTCTACATCTTTGGAGGGGTTACAGGAAATGTAGAAAAAGGTTCGTTCCGTGATTTTACACGCATCAACCCATATCTAGGTCCAAATGCCAACATCCAAAATACAGTGGAGCGTATGAATATCTATGGTGGTATCAAGGGTAATGCCGGTGCGACATTTGGATATAAGGTAAAAGGTTTCTACAGAAAAGTAGAAAGCATGGCCATGTTCGTGAACAATATGGAGACTCCGTTCAACTTTGATCTGGTTTATGATGGAAATGGAGACGATGCGGTTAAGCATGTGGGAATCGAAGGAGAGATCAATGTGAGGTTATCTTCATTGGTGAACTTGGGTGGTCGTCTGAATATTGATCAATATACCATGGTGGAGCAGGAAGAGGCTTGGCATATGCCGAAAATGCGTTTAGCGGCAAATGCTAGATTCAATATTTCTGAGAAATTGTTCATTGATGCAGAGGCATTGTTCCACGGAAACGCCTATGCTCAAGAGTTCACTTACTTAAATGGTGTGCCTGATGGCAACCCATATAAAAAGGAAACCATTCCATCGTTCTTTGATCTGAGCGCTGGAGCAGAATATAAAGCAACGAAATACCTAGGTGTTTTTGTAAAGGCAAATAATATGTTGAATACAGAATACCAACGTTATTTATACTATCCTAAATTAGGTTTCAACATTTTAGGTGGTCTAAATTTTTCGTTTTAA
- a CDS encoding tetratricopeptide repeat protein has product MYKKIYQLGVAMSLLSTPVLAQHSAWQEVNKAYKDGLELYERGKFSSAAKQFDKFEEIRTKSSLQLDETKELSLLKENVRFYQAVCALELGETDAESRFLKYIKDYPASANSKAAYFQIGKSYYAQKDYPKAIEWFEKIDSKNLAGAENTEYRFKLAYAKFMTGDYEAARPVFNELKDLRGQYQEASIYYSAYLSYLNQEYKTALNEFERLEGSKTYENSYPYYITALYFLDKRYDDVLSYALPKLETTKQESETEMLRIIAATYFIKGDLEKSKDFYDRFQAQDQGKTQNNQDSYQIGYINYKLGEYEKAISELEKLEEPDAYFQSAMITLGDAFLKTGNKQSARNAFFRASKLDFDPQLKEEGLFNYAKLSYDLEFHQVALDAINEYMQTYPRSKRQEEAKTLLAEVLLSTKNYRAAVDVLEDLPNRGKDANAAYQKVTYYRGLEYYNERAFENAISMFMRSEANRNDEEIYALATYWKAEAMYEVRKYKESVAAFNKFLQLPAARKTEVYNYANYALAYAAFRADNYSTAANYFERFLAGGGKDGIDLNTRNDAMARAADSYLAIKNYSKAANYYDRLIASGAQSQDYALFQKGILLGLQGDNNGKISTLNSVMAKYPKSNYADDVAFEIPYTYFLMGDHDRAIDGLQKMVEQYPRSSYVPRALTTIGLVQYNKDDNDAALATFQRVVNQYPTTDEAKQALASIENIYLDKGDASGYIRYATSTNIGDLSTAEQDSHTFSIARTLFDRGNWQAAVEAVNAYFDKFPKPIQEKHARFIRAESNANLGKDTEAMHDFNIIMNDWTSAYTERTLISVSKLHLRNKAYNEAVQVLKKLELTSEYKENYGWAVNNLLVSYYNMGDYAETLTYANIIKKYEKSSEEDIAKAHLYAAKAYLSTSKGSEGMKELNLAALKSKTETGAEARFLVAEQQLKNKNYDGAIKSALDISDSFSSYDYWVAKGFIVMAQAYEGKGDKFQAKSTLESVIDNYENTEDGILDEAKQLLEKIK; this is encoded by the coding sequence ATGTATAAAAAAATTTACCAGTTAGGTGTGGCGATGAGCTTATTGAGTACACCGGTATTGGCGCAACATTCTGCATGGCAAGAGGTGAATAAAGCCTACAAGGATGGGCTGGAGTTGTATGAAAGAGGGAAGTTCAGTTCTGCTGCAAAACAATTTGATAAGTTTGAGGAGATCAGGACGAAATCATCACTTCAGTTGGACGAAACGAAGGAATTAAGCTTACTCAAAGAGAATGTTCGATTTTATCAAGCTGTTTGTGCTTTAGAGTTGGGAGAAACAGATGCTGAGAGCCGCTTCTTGAAATACATAAAAGATTATCCAGCAAGTGCAAATTCCAAAGCAGCCTATTTCCAGATCGGAAAGTCCTATTATGCTCAAAAAGACTATCCAAAAGCCATTGAATGGTTTGAAAAGATTGACAGTAAGAATTTAGCAGGAGCGGAGAATACCGAATACCGTTTCAAATTGGCCTATGCAAAATTTATGACGGGAGACTATGAGGCTGCTAGACCTGTTTTCAACGAACTGAAAGATCTAAGGGGACAGTACCAAGAGGCTTCTATCTATTATTCGGCTTACCTAAGCTATTTAAACCAAGAATATAAAACTGCACTAAATGAGTTTGAGCGTCTGGAAGGATCAAAAACTTATGAGAACAGTTATCCATATTATATCACAGCCTTGTACTTCTTGGATAAGCGTTATGATGATGTATTGAGTTATGCATTGCCTAAGCTAGAAACCACTAAGCAGGAAAGTGAGACAGAGATGTTGCGCATCATCGCAGCAACCTATTTCATCAAAGGTGACTTGGAGAAATCGAAAGACTTTTACGATAGGTTCCAAGCACAAGACCAAGGTAAGACCCAAAACAATCAAGATAGCTACCAAATCGGTTATATCAACTATAAATTAGGCGAGTACGAAAAAGCTATCTCTGAATTAGAGAAATTGGAAGAACCGGATGCCTATTTCCAAAGTGCCATGATCACATTAGGGGATGCATTCTTGAAGACAGGCAATAAGCAAAGCGCACGGAACGCATTCTTCAGAGCTTCAAAATTAGATTTTGATCCACAATTAAAAGAAGAAGGTTTGTTCAACTATGCAAAACTGTCCTATGATCTAGAGTTTCACCAAGTAGCCTTGGATGCGATCAATGAGTACATGCAGACTTACCCAAGGTCAAAGCGCCAAGAAGAGGCGAAGACCTTATTGGCAGAGGTTTTATTAAGCACTAAAAACTACCGTGCTGCGGTGGATGTTTTGGAAGACTTGCCTAATAGAGGTAAAGATGCAAATGCTGCATACCAAAAAGTAACTTACTACCGCGGATTGGAATACTACAATGAGCGTGCATTTGAAAATGCCATTTCTATGTTCATGCGTTCTGAAGCTAACCGCAATGATGAAGAAATCTATGCATTGGCGACCTATTGGAAAGCAGAAGCGATGTATGAGGTCCGTAAGTATAAAGAATCTGTAGCTGCATTCAATAAATTCTTGCAATTGCCGGCAGCTAGAAAAACAGAGGTTTACAATTATGCAAATTATGCTTTAGCATATGCTGCCTTTAGAGCAGACAATTATAGTACGGCTGCAAATTACTTCGAGCGTTTCCTAGCCGGTGGCGGAAAAGATGGCATCGACCTGAATACCAGAAACGATGCGATGGCACGTGCAGCTGACTCGTACTTAGCTATCAAAAACTACAGCAAGGCAGCAAACTATTATGATCGTTTGATCGCTTCTGGAGCGCAGAGTCAGGACTATGCTTTGTTCCAAAAAGGTATCCTGTTAGGTCTTCAGGGGGATAATAATGGTAAGATTTCAACCTTGAATTCGGTAATGGCGAAATATCCAAAATCGAACTATGCGGATGATGTGGCATTTGAAATCCCTTATACTTATTTCTTAATGGGTGATCATGACCGTGCGATCGATGGTCTGCAAAAAATGGTTGAGCAATACCCAAGAAGTTCATACGTTCCTAGAGCATTGACAACGATCGGTCTGGTACAATATAACAAGGATGATAACGATGCGGCATTAGCTACTTTCCAACGTGTGGTAAACCAATATCCTACTACGGATGAGGCTAAACAAGCATTGGCATCTATCGAAAACATCTATTTGGATAAAGGGGATGCTTCGGGATATATCCGTTATGCTACAAGCACTAATATCGGTGACCTAAGTACAGCTGAACAAGATTCTCATACTTTCTCTATTGCGCGCACCTTGTTTGACCGTGGTAACTGGCAAGCAGCTGTAGAAGCAGTGAATGCATACTTTGATAAATTCCCTAAACCTATTCAAGAGAAACATGCTCGTTTTATCCGTGCAGAAAGTAACGCGAACCTAGGCAAGGATACCGAGGCAATGCATGATTTCAATATCATCATGAATGATTGGACTTCGGCCTATACAGAGCGTACCTTGATCTCGGTTTCTAAACTACACTTGAGAAATAAAGCTTACAATGAAGCTGTACAGGTGTTGAAGAAATTGGAGTTGACTTCAGAATACAAGGAGAACTACGGATGGGCAGTAAACAACCTATTGGTAAGTTACTACAACATGGGTGATTATGCAGAGACATTGACCTATGCGAATATCATCAAGAAGTACGAGAAATCTTCAGAAGAGGATATCGCAAAAGCACATCTCTATGCTGCAAAAGCATACCTATCTACTTCAAAAGGGTCTGAGGGTATGAAAGAATTGAACCTGGCTGCCTTGAAATCTAAAACAGAGACTGGCGCTGAAGCGAGATTCTTGGTTGCGGAACAACAATTGAAAAATAAAAATTACGATGGTGCAATCAAATCTGCACTGGATATATCTGATTCCTTCTCTTCATATGACTATTGGGTAGCGAAAGGATTTATTGTAATGGCTCAGGCTTATGAGGGTAAGGGCGATAAATTCCAAGCTAAATCAACATTGGAAAGTGTAATCGACAATTATGAGAACACAGAAGATGGTATTTTGGATGAAGCGAAACAATTATTGGAAAAAATTAAATAA
- a CDS encoding aspartate carbamoyltransferase catalytic subunit encodes MSTSEQLSTRHLLGIKDLNSNDIQLILDTAANFKEVLNRPIKKVPSLRDITIANVFFENSTRTRLSFELAEKRLSADIVNFAASSSSVSKGETLIDTVNNILAMKVDMIVMRHPYAGAGVFLSKHVDAQIVNAGDGAHEHPTQALLDSFSIRERLGGVEGKKIAIIGDILHSRVALSNILCLQKQGAEVMVCGPTTLIPKYITSLGVKVEHDLMKALNWCDVANMLRIQLERQDIAYFPSLREYSMLYGLNKQILDSLDKEIVIMHPGPINRGVEITSDVADSSHSIILDQVENGVAVRMAVLYLLAGKRG; translated from the coding sequence ATGTCAACATCTGAACAACTTAGTACCCGCCATTTATTAGGTATCAAGGATTTAAATAGCAACGATATCCAATTGATCTTGGATACGGCTGCAAATTTCAAAGAAGTACTGAACCGACCAATCAAAAAGGTGCCTTCTTTACGTGATATTACCATTGCCAATGTGTTCTTTGAGAACTCAACCCGTACCCGTCTTTCTTTTGAATTAGCTGAAAAGCGCCTGTCTGCCGATATCGTCAATTTTGCAGCATCCTCTTCTTCGGTAAGTAAGGGTGAAACGCTCATCGATACGGTGAACAATATCTTGGCCATGAAAGTGGACATGATCGTGATGCGCCATCCTTATGCAGGTGCCGGTGTTTTCTTGAGCAAACATGTGGATGCCCAGATCGTGAACGCTGGAGACGGTGCCCATGAACATCCTACCCAAGCTTTATTGGATTCATTTTCTATCCGTGAGCGATTAGGTGGGGTTGAAGGAAAAAAAATCGCCATTATTGGAGATATCCTTCACTCTAGGGTAGCATTGTCCAATATTCTTTGTTTACAGAAACAAGGAGCTGAGGTGATGGTCTGTGGACCAACTACCTTGATTCCAAAATATATTACCTCCCTTGGCGTGAAGGTTGAGCATGACCTCATGAAAGCTTTGAACTGGTGTGATGTAGCTAATATGTTGCGGATCCAGTTGGAGCGTCAGGATATTGCTTACTTCCCTTCATTGCGTGAATATTCCATGTTGTACGGTTTGAACAAACAGATCTTGGATTCATTGGATAAGGAAATCGTCATCATGCACCCTGGACCAATCAACCGTGGGGTGGAAATTACCTCGGATGTAGCGGATAGCAGTCATTCCATCATCCTAGACCAAGTAGAAAACGGAGTAGCCGTGAGAATGGCCGTTCTGTATTTGTTGGCAGGGAAGAGGGGGTAA